A segment of the Staphylococcus ratti genome:
TTCTTCTTTGGAGAAAGTTCGGTTAAAGGTTTTGCGACAATGTTACTTTTAGCCATTCTCATGAGTTTTGTAACTGCGGTATTTTTAACGCGTGTCTTATTATCTCTTATCGTTTACTCCAATTTCTTCAAAAAGAAATTATGGTGGTTTGGTGTTAAGAAAAACCAAATTCACGATATTAATGAAGGTAAAGACGTTTCAGAGTTAAGCACACCTTATGATCGAATTGATTTTATGAAACTAGCAAAACCATTATTTGCTGTAAGTGGTCTTATTATTTTAGCTGGTGTAGTGATTCTATTTATTTTCAAATTGAATTTAGGTATTGATTTTACAGCAGGTACACGTATCGATGCCCAAAGTAATCACGCTTTAAAACAAGCGGACGTAGAAAAGAAAATGGAATCCATTGGATTAAAACCAGATCAACTTTCTATCGGTGGAAACAACGATACAAAAGCGTCTATGCAATTTAAACATGATTTATCTAAAGAAGAAATTTCAAAAGCTAATAAAGCGATTAAAGATGAACTGGGTCATGAGCCTACAGTGAATACCGTTTCTCCAGTCATTGGTCAAGAGCTTGCTAAAAATGCAATGCTTGCTGTGGTTTTAGCCTCAATAGGAATGATTATTTATATTTCATTACGTTTTGAGTGGCAAATGGGTATTTCTTCAATTATTTCATTGCTACATGATGCTTTTATGATTATTGCTGTATTTAGTTTGTTCCGATTAGAAGTGGACATTACATTTATCGCAGCAGTTTTAACGATCATTGGTTACTCTATTAACGATACGATTGTAACATTTGACCGGGTTCGTGAAATGTTACGGAAAGTCAAAGTCATCACGACAGAATCGCAGATTGATTATATTGTTAACAGTGCGATACGCCAAACATTGACGCGGTCAATTAACACAGTATTAACAGTAGTTATTGTAGTCGTGGCATTACTGTTGTTAGGTGCATCAAGTATTTTCAACTTCTCATTGGCGTTACTTATTGGTTTAGTATCAGGTGTATTTTCATCTATCTTCATTGCTGTTCCATTATGGGGTATCTTGAAGAAGCGTGAACTTCGTAAATCTGATAACCATAAATTAACGGTTTATAAGCGTAAACGTACAAATGATGAAAAAGTATTAGTATAAGTATTGCTACACTTTTGAAATGATGCGTGAAATGCTTAAAGAAGCTAGGACAATAAAACGTTCTAGCTTCTTTATTTTGTAGACTATGTTTAGAAACTATAGGAATTGCTAAACATTTTTGCAGGTTTGAAACCATAGCTTTAGACATACAGCACGTGTCATTTATTTCATTCATTACGTAGATAAGAAAATGAAATCTTATTGATTTCTGTACGGCACCTTATTTATTCGATATAATACTTGTGTGAAATGAGGGGTATTAATGATTCAATCAAAATATAAATGGATTACAAAGACTTCTGATGAAGAGATTTCTGAAGAAGTCATATCAGCGTTTAAAATAACACCTATCATGAAGCTTATCCTTGAAAGTAAAGGGATTGTGACACATGATGCGATTAGTCAAATATTAAGTTCAGATTTAATTGACCACGATTCAGCGCTTTTAAGTGATATAGATATCGCTACACAACGTATCCAACGTGCTATTCAAGCACAAGAACCTATTTTGGTTTATGGGGATTATGATGCTGATGGTGTAACCTCTACAACAATTTTAGTTCAAACACTAGAGCGAATGGGCGCAATTGTAGGATGGTACATTCCAAACCGATTTACAGAAGGCTATGGACCGAGTACGCCAGCTTTTAAGAATGCTTATGATGAAGGTGTTAAATTAATTATAACCGTTGACAATGGGATACAAGGTCATGAAGAAATTTCAATGGTACAGTCATTAGGGGTGGATGTTATTGTAACGGATCACCATGAAATAGGTGAAACGTTACCTAATGCTTATGCGATTATTCATCCTATGCATCCAGATTATGATTATCCGTTTCCCTTTTTATGTGGTGCAGGTGTTGCCTTAAAGTTAGCACAGCATTTAATTGACGATATTCCAAGTCACTTTTGGGTTTATGCAATGATTGGGACGATTGCAGATTTAGTGCCTATGCGAGATGAAAATAGAAGTATCGTTAAGCAAGGATTACATATTCTTAATCAGCAAATGCCCGTATCAATAAAAGCCCTTTTAAACGAAGCCAGTTTTGATGATGTGGTCACTGAAGAGACCGTAGGATTTACGATAGGCCCACGACTGAATGCGGTAGGGCGTCTAGACGATGCTAGACTAGCGGCTGAGTTATTGATGTCAGAGGACGAAGACGAAGCGCTATTTTTAGCAGAACAAGTCGAACATTTTAACAAAGAGCGTAAAGCAATCGTTCAAGTTGTCACAGAAGAAGCTTTAGCTATGGCTAAAAAACAAGTCCAAGAAGGTGGCCAATTTTTAGTATTGTATAAAGAAGATTGGCACGAAGGTATTTTAGGTATTGTTGCTTCTCGTATTGTTGAAAAATATCAACGTCCTACAATGATTTTAAATATTGATCACGAAAAGCAACATGCGAAAGGTTCCGCAAGAAGTATTGCACAAATTTCAATGTTTGAATTATTAACTTCCCAATCGGAACTGATTGATAAGTTTGGGGGACATCATGCTGCAGCCGGACTGACACTTGCGATAGATAATGTAGAACTTTTAAAACAAGCGCTCAATGATGAAATGATTCGTCAATATTCAGATTCGGACTTGCAGCCAGAAAAAAATATTGACGCAATAGTGAATCACGAAGACATAACTATTGAAAATATTACTGCGCTTGAACGTTTACGTCCATTTGGAATGCAATTTGAGCGCCCAATATTACGATTCAATCAACTTACGATACAACAAGCTAAAGCAATTGGGCAGCAACAAAATCACTTGA
Coding sequences within it:
- the secDF gene encoding protein translocase subunit SecDF — protein: MKKVSRLIIFFLVVVLLFGGMAATYKNVIKDVNLGLDLQGGFEVLYQVKPLSDGDKIDSTAVQSTAKTLERRVNVLGVSEPKIQVEDQNRIRVQLAGVKDQDQARKILSSQANLTIRDADDKVKLTGKDLVQGSAKQEFKQNTNQPAVTFKLKDSDKFKKVTEEISKKPENVMVVWLDYQKGDSYKKEKTKEKPKYVSAASVDKPINSPNVEISGGFQGEKGITEAKQIADLLNSGSLPVKLDEIYSTSVGAQFGQDALQKTVFASIIGISIIYLFMMLFYRLPGIIAVITLTTYVYLTLLAFNFISGVLTLPGLAALVLGVGMAVDANIIMYERIKDELRIGRNLKQAYKKANKSSFITILDANLTTVLAATVLFFFGESSVKGFATMLLLAILMSFVTAVFLTRVLLSLIVYSNFFKKKLWWFGVKKNQIHDINEGKDVSELSTPYDRIDFMKLAKPLFAVSGLIILAGVVILFIFKLNLGIDFTAGTRIDAQSNHALKQADVEKKMESIGLKPDQLSIGGNNDTKASMQFKHDLSKEEISKANKAIKDELGHEPTVNTVSPVIGQELAKNAMLAVVLASIGMIIYISLRFEWQMGISSIISLLHDAFMIIAVFSLFRLEVDITFIAAVLTIIGYSINDTIVTFDRVREMLRKVKVITTESQIDYIVNSAIRQTLTRSINTVLTVVIVVVALLLLGASSIFNFSLALLIGLVSGVFSSIFIAVPLWGILKKRELRKSDNHKLTVYKRKRTNDEKVLV
- the recJ gene encoding single-stranded-DNA-specific exonuclease RecJ yields the protein MIQSKYKWITKTSDEEISEEVISAFKITPIMKLILESKGIVTHDAISQILSSDLIDHDSALLSDIDIATQRIQRAIQAQEPILVYGDYDADGVTSTTILVQTLERMGAIVGWYIPNRFTEGYGPSTPAFKNAYDEGVKLIITVDNGIQGHEEISMVQSLGVDVIVTDHHEIGETLPNAYAIIHPMHPDYDYPFPFLCGAGVALKLAQHLIDDIPSHFWVYAMIGTIADLVPMRDENRSIVKQGLHILNQQMPVSIKALLNEASFDDVVTEETVGFTIGPRLNAVGRLDDARLAAELLMSEDEDEALFLAEQVEHFNKERKAIVQVVTEEALAMAKKQVQEGGQFLVLYKEDWHEGILGIVASRIVEKYQRPTMILNIDHEKQHAKGSARSIAQISMFELLTSQSELIDKFGGHHAAAGLTLAIDNVELLKQALNDEMIRQYSDSDLQPEKNIDAIVNHEDITIENITALERLRPFGMQFERPILRFNQLTIQQAKAIGQQQNHLKISFSEQKLQGLFWNEGARVHELMANQQIDAIGELQINEWNGNRTPQLILTDLNSQELQILDYRSKNKRLPNFNVASKTCVLIHPNSDKSHENEFYYGEPLPETYDKCILRDLPLTIDDFKVTVQQIKASQIYLRFSHDKSIYFEGMPKLDTFKQCYKLIYQKQTFNIVEEGMALSQYLQIEPQILKFILKVFLDLQFIQQNDGIIKIDSTAPKQEITSSRIYQGRLHRIEVEKQLLYADFPTIKNWMESEMRK